AATGCCTATTTGGACGGAAAGCCTACCGACCATTATAGGGTCAATTATGCCTTGAGAGGCATGAAAATACCGGCGGGTGAGCATGAAATCGAGTTCAGATTTGAGCCAAAAGTTGTGGAAACCGGAAGCAAAATTGCACTTGGCAGTAATATTTTGCTTGGACTATTGTTTTTGCTCGGACTACTCTATCTATTTTGGCCCAAAAGGGAAAAAACGAAAACCTGATGCAAAAGGTACTTATTATCACGTATTATTGGCCACCGGCAGGTGGGCCAGGGGTGCAGCGATGGTTGAAATTCGTAAAATACCTTCCCGAGTTTGGTTTTGAACCTTGGGTATATGTTCCTGAAAATCCCCATTACCCCCTGATGGATGGATCGTTGGTGAAAGAGATTCCAAAAACCGTAAAAGTCTTGAAACACCCGATCAAAGAACCTTATCGATGGGCCGCTATTTTCTCAAAAAAAAAGATAAAGACAATCAGTTCGGGCATCATTCCAAAAGAAAAACAACAATCCGTTCTTGAAAAAATAATGCTGTGGATTCGTGGCAATCTGTTTATACCCGATGCACGAAAGGCATGGGTAGAGCCATCCGTTCGCTACCTCTCTGAAATTCTGGCCACAGAAAACATCAAGACCATCATCACTTCAGGGCCTCCTCATAGCCTGCATCTAATTGGTATGGGACTCAAGGAAAAATATCCTGACCTGCAATGGATTGCTGATTTTCGGGATCCGTGGACAACCATTGGTTACCATAGAATGTTGCGACTTACAAAATCTTCCCAACGAAAGCACAAACAGCTGGAAAGCAAGGTGCTCAATAATGCCGATAAAATTGTTGTTACCAGCAATACCACCAAAAGTGAACTCGAAAAATTGACTAAAAGACCCATTGAAACCATCACAAATGGCTATGATGACGGTGATGCGCGCGTGATGTTAGATTCAAAATTCACCCTTTCGCATATCGGTTCGTTGTTGACAGACCGCAACCCAGAAGTATTGTGGAAGGTATTGTCAACACTGATAGAAGAAGAACAAGACTTTGCCGAGCACTTGAAAATTCAATTGGGGGGTGCCGTAAGTGGGCAGGTATTACAATCTTTTCGAGAACATGGCCTCGAAAATTTTGTGGAACTATTGGGTTACGTGCCGCACGAAAAAGTCCAAAGTTTGCAACAATCGGCACAGGTATTGTTGTTGTTGGAAATCGATTCAGAAGAAACTAAGGGCATCATTCCGGGGAAAGTGTTCGAATACGTAAGGGCCAAACGCCCGATTTTGGCCATCGGCCCAGCAAATTGGGAAGGGGGGCAGTTGGTCACCGAGACCCAATCGGGCATATATTGTACGCCAAAAGACGGCAAATCATTAAAAGAAGTACTTTTGAAATGGTTTAATGCCTATAAAACCGGTGAGTTGACCATCCAGCCGCAGGGAACAGAAAAATATCATCGGCGGGCTCTCACTGAACAATTGGCCAAGTTTATTGTATGGGAATCGTCTTAAGGCAATCGCTTGCTAATACCATTATCACCTACATCGGATTTGGGGTAGGGGCGGTGAACATTCTCTTTTTATATACCAAGATTCTACCGGCCCAGTATTTCGGACTCGTGACACTGATTTTGGCAACAGGCGCCATTCTTATGCCTTTGATGGCCTTTGGGGTTCACAATACGATGGTAAAATACTTCAATACCCATCGCAATGGCGAAAAAGATGGTTTCTTGAGCCTTATGATACTCGCACCCTTGCTTACTACTGTGCCTCTAGCGGTGTTGACTGTCTTATTTTATGACCCGATTGCAGGACTTTTGGGTACCAAGAACCCTATTGTCAAAGACTATATCTGGTACATTTTTTTGGTAGGGCTGGCCATGGCCTATTTTGAAGTGTTCTATGCTTATAGCAAGGTACACCTGAAATCGGTGTTCGGTAATTTCATGAAAGAGGTCTTTGTCAGGTTGGGAGTAACCCTGTTATTGCTGGCGTACTACTTTGAATGGATAGACCTCGGTTTTTTTCTTAAAGCATTGGTCGCCCTTTACCTCTTGCGAACGGTTATCATGAAAATATATGCCTATACCCTTTACCTGCCCAAGTTGAGCTTTCATTTTCCAAAGGAAACCAAAGAGATACTCACCTATAGCATTCTAATTATTTTGGGTGGATCCGCCGCGCTTATCCTCCTTGAAATCGATAAGGTGATGATCAACCAGTTTGTTGCCATCGAGAATGTGGCGTATTACAGTGTGGCCGTCTTTATCGCCACGGTCATTATCGTGCCCTCAAGATCCATGCACCAAATCACGTATCCCTTGACCTCAGAATTATTGGGAAACCAAGATGAGAAAGGTCTAAAGGCCCTGTATCAAAAAACATCGTTGACCCTCTTTATTGCAGCTGGATTGTTGTTTTTGCTCATCGTGCTGAATCTCAATGACCTGTATTTGCTAATCCCTGGAGAGTACCGTGGCGGTTTTTATATCGTTTTCTTGATCGGATTGGCAAAAGTGATGGATTCCCTCTTGGGAAACAACAATGCCATACTCTATAACTCAAAATACTACAGAACTGTGTTGGCTTTTGGGGTGGGGCTGGCCTTGTTGACCATTTTGCTTAATTGGTTGTTGATTCCCAAAATGGGTATTGTTGGAGCCGCCCTCGCAAGTTTTGTGGCCATCTTTGTTTTCAGCATGTTGAAAGTATGGTACGTTTATTCCAAATTTGGCATTGTACCATTTACAAAGAATACTTTAAAGGTATTTTTGGCCCTCTTGTTGCTTGGATTTTTGTTCAGTTACCTACAATTTCCCTTTCACCCCATTGCCAATATTGGTCTCAAGTCACTCTTGATAGGGGCTATGTATGCAGGTATTTTGTACCGCTTTGACATTTCTGAGGATGTAACCGGATTCATTAAAAAGTTTTTGGGGAAGAAATAAATATTTTATTCTGTATTTGTCATTCTCAGTTCCGATTCCCGATAGCTATCGGGACGGGACGAAGAATCTCACAAAAGTATCATTTGATGTTGAAGAGCCCTTCGATTATGAAAACCTTCGCTTGGCTCAGGGTCGGTTCAACTCTAGAAACAAACTTATTTGCCCAATAAGATTTCGACGTTTCTGGGACTGGTCTACCATTACATTTTGAATTTACTGGTCGTTTTCAAAAATGTGGTTTCACCAAGAAAAACCCCGTAGCAGACGAATCCGCCACGGGGTCAAACAACTAACCAACCTAAAAACTGTCTTTGGCACCCTGATCGAGCGTGTAGTCTCAATGGGAGAGAACCGACGCTACAAACAAGGTTTATTCCTATTAGTGGTTCCGAGTACTTCTGGTTCTCGAGCTTGCACCACTTCTTCTTGAAGTGGGCGCGCTGCGTTTGGCAGAACTTTTTCGAGACGATGAGGTACTTCGCTGTACCGTTTTTCTTTGCGGTGCAGTTTTGCGTTGTACATTTCTCGAGTTACTGCTACGGTCCACTGTTCTTTTTTGTGTTGTGCTTCGTCGCACGTTCTGAGACCTATCGTTTCGGACAACCGAACGTTTCGAGTTTCGGGCCTCCGGCTTCTTATACGACCGGGTCGTGCTGCGCTTTACCGTTTTTGTGCGTGGTGTCGAAGTCACCTCACGCTTGGTCACGGTTCTACCTCTGGGCCTTTTGGTTACCGTTCTTCTTGAAACGGTAGCGGAACGATTGGATCTTTTCCCCACTTTGTCATCTCTTCTTACATCACTCCGCTTAACAGATCTGTTTCTGTCAACGGCCACTCGATCTGTATTGCCACGATAGCCCTT
This portion of the Flagellimonas lutaonensis genome encodes:
- a CDS encoding glycosyltransferase family 4 protein, which codes for MQKVLIITYYWPPAGGPGVQRWLKFVKYLPEFGFEPWVYVPENPHYPLMDGSLVKEIPKTVKVLKHPIKEPYRWAAIFSKKKIKTISSGIIPKEKQQSVLEKIMLWIRGNLFIPDARKAWVEPSVRYLSEILATENIKTIITSGPPHSLHLIGMGLKEKYPDLQWIADFRDPWTTIGYHRMLRLTKSSQRKHKQLESKVLNNADKIVVTSNTTKSELEKLTKRPIETITNGYDDGDARVMLDSKFTLSHIGSLLTDRNPEVLWKVLSTLIEEEQDFAEHLKIQLGGAVSGQVLQSFREHGLENFVELLGYVPHEKVQSLQQSAQVLLLLEIDSEETKGIIPGKVFEYVRAKRPILAIGPANWEGGQLVTETQSGIYCTPKDGKSLKEVLLKWFNAYKTGELTIQPQGTEKYHRRALTEQLAKFIVWESS
- a CDS encoding lipopolysaccharide biosynthesis protein codes for the protein MGIVLRQSLANTIITYIGFGVGAVNILFLYTKILPAQYFGLVTLILATGAILMPLMAFGVHNTMVKYFNTHRNGEKDGFLSLMILAPLLTTVPLAVLTVLFYDPIAGLLGTKNPIVKDYIWYIFLVGLAMAYFEVFYAYSKVHLKSVFGNFMKEVFVRLGVTLLLLAYYFEWIDLGFFLKALVALYLLRTVIMKIYAYTLYLPKLSFHFPKETKEILTYSILIILGGSAALILLEIDKVMINQFVAIENVAYYSVAVFIATVIIVPSRSMHQITYPLTSELLGNQDEKGLKALYQKTSLTLFIAAGLLFLLIVLNLNDLYLLIPGEYRGGFYIVFLIGLAKVMDSLLGNNNAILYNSKYYRTVLAFGVGLALLTILLNWLLIPKMGIVGAALASFVAIFVFSMLKVWYVYSKFGIVPFTKNTLKVFLALLLLGFLFSYLQFPFHPIANIGLKSLLIGAMYAGILYRFDISEDVTGFIKKFLGKK